A region of the Actinomycetota bacterium genome:
CGCGAGGCGGACCTGGAGGTGACGCAGCGCGTGGAGCTGGAGCTGTGGGCGCCGCAGGACATCGCGGAGGCCGCCTCCCAGCACATGGCCTGGGTGAAGGGAGAGCTGCTGGCCGACGACTCGGCCATCCACGCCGGAATGGAGGCCCCGGCCGGGACCCCGGCCGTCGAAGTCGATGGACGCACCGTCCACGCGCGGGTGCATCCGGTCTGATGTCGCCCCTCGTGCTCACCGTCACCGGCCGGGACCGCCCGGGCGTCGTAGCGGCGGTGGCCAAGATCCTGTTTGAAAACGGCTGCAACGTCACCGAGTCGTCGATGACGCAGCTGTGCGGGACCGTGGTGATGATGCTGGTGCTCGATGCCCCGGAGCCGGCGACCCCGGCCAGCCTGGAGGAAGCCTTCGCCCCGATGGCGGCCGAACTCGAGATGCAGGTGTCCATCTGGGAGCTGCCGCGCAAGACCACCCAGGCCCGGCCCACGCACGTCCTGACGGTTCACGGCCAGGACGAAAGCGGGATCCTGCACCGCATAACGCACTCGCTTTCGGGCCTGGGAATCAACATCACGGACCTCAACTCCAGGGTGCTGGGCGGCATCCACGGCCAGAGGTACGCGCTGATGCTCGAACTGGAGGTGCCCGAGGGACTGCGGCCGCAGATGATCGAGAAGATCGGCGA
Encoded here:
- a CDS encoding ACT domain-containing protein, encoding MSPLVLTVTGRDRPGVVAAVAKILFENGCNVTESSMTQLCGTVVMMLVLDAPEPATPASLEEAFAPMAAELEMQVSIWELPRKTTQARPTHVLTVHGQDESGILHRITHSLSGLGINITDLNSRVLGGIHGQRYALMLELEVPEGLRPQMIEKIGDLVGVQLSVRPLDDEVP